tgtttggtctcaAAATGGTATGGTACATTGATTAATGTCTTGATAATATTCAGGGAGATTATGGTGAAGTATGCAGAAGCTATTCATGGGCTTGCAGAAGATTTATCAAGGAGACTAGCAGAGAGTTACGGGTTGGCTGATACTACCAACTTTTTCAAATCTTGGCCGATCCAGTTTAGTATCAACAAGTGTCATTTTAAACCCGAGACAGTCGGGAAAGTTGGTGTGCAGGCACACACAGATTTTGGGTTCTTGACGATACTTCAAGATGATGAAAACGTTGGTGGATTTGAAGCCATGGACCCTTCTTCAGGAACGTTCTTTCCCTTAAGCCCGTTGACAAACTCGCTTGCTATCAACCTTGGGGACATGGCGACAATATGGAGCAATGGAAGGTTGGGCAGCGTGAAGCATAGAGTGCGATGCGAAGCTAAAACCAGGTTTTCTATCGTCTCTTTCCTGTTGGGACCAGTGGATACAGATTTGGAAGCTCCGAGTGAGTTTGTGGATGCTGAACATCCGCGGCTATACAAGCCTATAAGTAATAAAGGGATACGAAGTCTCAGAGTGACAACGAACTTGATTGATGGAGAAGCTCTCAAACATATATCCTATGAATGAATGAACATGATGATGTAATGACATAAAAAGACTATTCTACTTTTTATTTGGTGTTCTTAAGATAGAGAAGTCAAGATGTAACTCTGTCTTAAGGTATGCGAAAActatggatcttcgcaatttatataaataaaagatttttGTACTTTGAGTTTATGCAAACATTCTCACTGGCtctaattttcatataaaagctAAAAATCATGAGGATCTTGAACTAGTTTGATTCCACAAATTCTATACTTACAATGTCTTACAAAGGGACGATGTTTCCTGTATTGGTTCCAGTCTTACCTTTGCAGCCATAAACAGGAGGGACGTGGAAACACGGCTCCATTGAATTGGTTAGGTTCCTTGAGTTTTCATATCAGTTTTCACCTTTTCTTAACTAAATTGTTATGAAGTGAAAATGTAATAAGATGTGGATAACATTTCAAGACTTTTGAACTATATATAGTCTAGCAATTACATCTTATGCAAGCATACTAGTTCTATATAACATTATACTGTTGCTTTATCATCCGTTCTACCAATCAAAATCTAGTGCATGAATGttggtatatatatttaacagaaataaaatatgacaaatctccaaaatagcacctttctaagtttatatcacaaaaataacactcaaaaactaaaatgaccaaaataagacatttctaaatttatcttttgaaaattttaatttttcaaaatttgaaatcttatccccaaatcctaaaccctaaactctaaaccctaaaccctaagccctaaactctaaaccctaaaatttaaaccctaaaccctaaactctaaaccctaaaccctaaaccctaaatcctaaactccactctttaactctaaaccctaagtttgtgacttttgataaaacattaagtgctatttttgtgacttttgaccttgagtgctagtttgggaataaaaacttgatttagtactatttttgtctttttctcaataaaatatcattaatttatgatttttgcATATATTTAGTGTATGAATGTTGGTGTATTGAGTTTGTTTAAGTTGACACTGAAAAAAAATGTTGGGGTATATCTAACTGAAATGGAATATCATTAAATTTGTgatttattcatatattttgtGCATGAATGTTTGTGTATATCTAACTAAAATGGAATATCACTAAATTTGTGATTTTTGCATAGATTTAgtgtataaatgttggtgtatATCTaactgaaataaaatattattaaatttatgattttttttcatatatttaatgCTTAGTGTATCCATTACAATTGACCCAAAAAAGAGTAACGTTATTTTATTCTAAGACACGTTTTATCATTAATCAATCTTAGGATGAGAAGTTTCGTACGTTTTCTTCTGATTCTTGAACTTCTTTATATAACATTGGACTCTGGTTATGTTGAGTAGTCAAAGACCTCTCTTCTCAAACTCAACATTGAAGATAATGCCGGCCACGAGTGTAATTTTTCCGACAATAGACTTGGGAGAGGTTTCTGATGAGATCTTGAATCAGAAACTCCGTGAAGCCAGCGAGAGATGGGGATGCTACAGGGTGATTAACCATGGAGTTTCTTTGTCTCTGATGTCTGACATGAAGAAGACCATTATGGATCTCTTTGAGCGTCCATACGAGGTAAAAATGCGTAACACTGATGTGCAACAATGGAGTGGTTACACGGCTCAAAGCGAAATCAATCCTTATAATGAAGCATTGGGTCTCTACGACACGGCTTCTCCTCAAGCTGTCAACACTTTTTGTGACCAGCTCGAGGCTTCTGCGGAACAAaggttttctctttttcttgtgTTTTTTGTTGATCTCAAAAGGGTACGGAACATTGAGTTACATAGGCTACATCTTCCTTGAGGATTAGTTTGTCCTTTCATAGCTCCGAAATACCCAAagaccaattaaaaaaaaaaacattgagtTGTGTGTTGATATTTTGTAGGGAGATTATGGTGAAGTATGCTGAAGCTATTCGTGGGCTTGCAAAAGATCTATTAAGGAGACTAGCAGAGAGTTATGGTTTGGCTGATACTACCAACTTCTTCAAATCTTGGCCAAGCGTGTTCCGTATACACAAGTATCATTTCAAAGCCGAGGCAGTTGGGAAACCTTCTGGTGTGAATTTACACACAGATTGGGGGTTCTTGACGATACTTCAAGATGATGAAAACGTTAGTGGACTTGAAGCCATGGACCCTTCTTCAGGAACGTTCTTTCCCTTACCCCCGTTAGCAAATTCACTTGCTATCAACCTAGGGGACATGGCTACAATATGGAGCAATGGAAGGTTATGCAATGTGAAGCATAGAGTGCAATGCAACGAAGCTAAAACAAGGTTCTCTATCGCTTCCTTCTTGTTGGGACCAATGGATACAGATTTGGAAGCTCCAAGTGAGTTTGTGGATGCTGAACATCCGCGACTGTACAAGGCTATTAGTCACAAAGGGTATCGAAGTCTTAGAATGGCAACGAATTTACATGATGGAGAAGCTCTCAAGCTTATATCCTATGAATGAATGAATATGATGTAATGCCATAAAAAACTTTTATACTTTTTGTTTAGTGTCCCTAAGATAGAGAAGTAAAGATGTAACTATGGATCTTCAATACATAAATAAGTTTTTACATTAACATCTATCTTTGTGGATGTATTGTGAACAAACGCGAATTAaccttgaaaaaaaacttttaaaagagcTAAACGAATTGAGGCAAATACCCATTACGGTCAAACAATGTGGCCAGACACTTAAAAATTAACAGGATGCAACACTTCTCTTTGAGTTTATGCAAACATTCTCACTTGCTTTAGTTTTCATAGAAGTTAAAACTCATGAGGTATCTTGAACTAGCTTGATTCCCAAGATTCTATCCTCACGGTGTCTCACAAAAGGGACGATGTTTCCTGTGTTGGTTCCGGTCTTACCTTTGCAGCCATAAACAGGAGGGACATGGAAACACGGCTCCATAGAAATGGCACGACCACAAGGTGGGTCAGGAACTGTGTGGTTTACTGGTTCGTAGAGTATCCATGACTTTA
The window above is part of the Brassica napus cultivar Da-Ae chromosome C8, Da-Ae, whole genome shotgun sequence genome. Proteins encoded here:
- the LOC106414671 gene encoding 2-oxoglutarate-dependent dioxygenase DAO-like produces the protein MSNTGVVFPTIDLGELSDEILNQNLREAGERLGCFRVINHGVSLSLMSEMKKTVMDLFERPYEVKVRNTDVLPGSGYRFRPSETNPNYEALGLVDLASPQALNTFCDQLDASAEQREIMVKYAEAIHGLAEDLSRRLAESYGLADTTNFFKSWPIQFSINKCHFKPETVGKVGVQAHTDFGFLTILQDDENVGGFEAMDPSSGTFFPLSPLTNSLAINLGDMATIWSNGRLGSVKHRVRCEAKTRFSIVSFLLGPVDTDLEAPSEFVDAEHPRLYKPISNKGIRSLRVTTNLIDGEALKHISYE
- the LOC106414697 gene encoding 2-oxoglutarate-dependent dioxygenase DAO-like; this translates as MLSSQRPLFSNSTLKIMPATSVIFPTIDLGEVSDEILNQKLREASERWGCYRVINHGVSLSLMSDMKKTIMDLFERPYEVKMRNTDVQQWSGYTAQSEINPYNEALGLYDTASPQAVNTFCDQLEASAEQREIMVKYAEAIRGLAKDLLRRLAESYGLADTTNFFKSWPSVFRIHKYHFKAEAVGKPSGVNLHTDWGFLTILQDDENVSGLEAMDPSSGTFFPLPPLANSLAINLGDMATIWSNGRLCNVKHRVQCNEAKTRFSIASFLLGPMDTDLEAPSEFVDAEHPRLYKAISHKGYRSLRMATNLHDGEALKLISYE